GAGTCGAAACCGCAGCGGTCAGAAAGTTACAGCCTTCCAGGTAAGACGAGGCCAACCCGTGGGTGTACCACGATGTCACGAAGGTAGTCCCGGTCAGCCATCCCCCCAATGCCATGTAGGCACAGGGAAACAGCAGCAACCCAGACCAGCCGATGAACACAAATCGATCACGCTTCAGCCAGTCGTCGAGGACGTCGAACCATCCCCGCTCTGCCTGTGCGCGTCCCATTGCTATGGTCATTTCTAATCCTCTTATCTATTGCAGGAAATTCTCTCATTACCGTGACATGACCTTACACAAGTAAAAAAAACTTTATGTAGGAATATCACATCTAACCCGGCCCCTGGAGGAGGTACACTAAACCACAGGTTAGGTTTATGTACCTATCGAGAAACCGGTTTGGGTAGGCTTTACAACAGACGTCGCAAACTGGGAGTTAACGATTCTTATGATAGTAAATATTAGAATATTTACAATCTGATACGTAAACTGCATAACAATATTTCATTCACGACGGCAAACATGACTTCTCCAGATGTTCAACAGCTTCGTCAACAGATTCTTGGTTCCCGTCGAGCCAGTAATTACTGGTGGGCCACTGTGACTACTGTTGGGGCGACAGGCTTTTTGCTGGCTGGTCTTTCCAGCTATCTCCAGACTGAGCTTATTCCCTTTGCTAGTTCAACAGATTTGATCTTCATCCCCCAGGGACTGGCCATGGGGTTTTACGGTGTAGCAGGGTTGCTGCTGAGTAGTTATCTCTGGCTAATGATTCTATGGGATGTGGGGAGTGGCTACAATGAGTTCGATCGCAAAGATGGGAAGGCACGTATCTTTCGGTGGGGTTTCCCTGGTAAAAATCGCAAGATTGAAATCAACTGCGACTTGCAGGATGTGCAGGCAGTGAAAGTTGATGTTAGAGAGGGGTTGAATCCTAAGCGGGTGCTTTACTTGCGGGTCAAAGGGAGAAGAGATATTCCTCTGACGCGGGTGGGTCAGCCTCTTCCCTTGTCTGAATTAGAGAGTCAGGGTGCCACGCTGGCTCGCTTTCTGGGCGTTCCATTGGAGGGGCTGTCATGAGATTTAATTTTCGACGCTGGTTTGTTGTGGTTTTCCTGGTCAGTGTTTTGTTCCTGCCTGCCTGTGTTTCGGATAAGGCAGTGAGTGAATCGTCCTCAACAACAACGAGTACTCCCAGAGTAGAGAGTCCTGAAACGGCTGCTTCAGCTTCTCCCAGTAGCACGCCCTCGCCTGAATCTACTGCCGAAATCAATGACCCACGCTTTGCTGACATGCCACGATTGGTGGGTAAGGCAACCGTTCAACTGACGATTAAGGATGCTCCAGTCACGATCGTGGTGGATGGAACCAACGCCCCTCTAACGGCTGGTAATTTTGTGGATCTGGTGCAACGGGGTGTCTACAA
The DNA window shown above is from Leptolyngbya sp. 'hensonii' and carries:
- a CDS encoding photosystem I assembly protein Ycf4 — encoded protein: MTSPDVQQLRQQILGSRRASNYWWATVTTVGATGFLLAGLSSYLQTELIPFASSTDLIFIPQGLAMGFYGVAGLLLSSYLWLMILWDVGSGYNEFDRKDGKARIFRWGFPGKNRKIEINCDLQDVQAVKVDVREGLNPKRVLYLRVKGRRDIPLTRVGQPLPLSELESQGATLARFLGVPLEGLS